A single region of the Planctomycetota bacterium genome encodes:
- a CDS encoding tetratricopeptide repeat protein, whose translation MRIHQTYVVGLTMCLTTLLFTITGCGSKPSEIDGVKELKEAYNNLVRVVNFKKTDGKPTEFKGVKGYEMEYEAEIEFLTDVFDSAVESGEDEYKGILKEKGERDQIKGVIVFEKTERGWRRTELLTTLGANKKMINMQLKSFSLSDKTKSILKEIERPITIEVIFVHPQSSVTDEDKRKTFSLFDEYKIYSRGKITVKPIITGELKLDLKLGETPKSILSLKSNPENISFTIVVTLENNNNTYNTFKGEKTLTPAIMQAIGTVYFNKNDYNKSIKCYLEASSLDDKLAEVYVLIGKSYKQLNNINKATESYEKGFALGNIECGVILGERYFNQNKFNEALNINLTLIKSDPDNYQHYHNIAVIFDQLGRLDEAIEYSKKALDLVPPTQKVSVTKFLKKLEEKKAGNSSDTIPNLK comes from the coding sequence ATGAGAATACACCAAACATATGTAGTTGGGTTAACAATGTGCTTAACAACTTTATTATTCACTATCACCGGTTGTGGCTCTAAACCTTCTGAAATAGATGGCGTTAAAGAATTAAAGGAGGCGTATAATAATCTGGTGCGGGTGGTTAATTTTAAGAAAACCGATGGGAAACCAACAGAATTTAAAGGTGTAAAGGGATATGAGATGGAGTACGAAGCAGAGATTGAGTTCTTGACAGATGTTTTTGATAGTGCAGTGGAAAGCGGTGAAGATGAATATAAGGGGATTCTAAAAGAAAAGGGGGAGCGTGACCAAATAAAAGGTGTCATCGTATTTGAGAAAACCGAGAGAGGATGGCGACGCACGGAATTATTAACAACACTTGGTGCAAATAAGAAAATGATAAATATGCAATTAAAATCTTTTTCGCTATCGGATAAAACTAAAAGCATCCTTAAAGAAATTGAACGTCCAATAACAATTGAAGTTATTTTCGTTCACCCTCAAAGCTCTGTCACAGACGAAGATAAACGTAAGACGTTTTCTCTGTTTGATGAATATAAGATTTATTCACGGGGCAAAATAACTGTTAAACCTATTATAACCGGTGAGCTTAAGCTTGATTTAAAGCTGGGGGAAACGCCCAAAAGTATATTATCATTAAAAAGTAATCCGGAAAATATTTCGTTCACTATTGTTGTGACGCTTGAAAACAATAACAACACTTACAATACGTTCAAGGGTGAAAAGACGCTTACACCAGCAATCATGCAAGCGATAGGAACTGTATATTTCAACAAAAATGATTACAACAAGAGCATTAAGTGTTACCTTGAGGCAAGTTCGTTAGATGACAAGTTGGCAGAGGTGTATGTCCTGATTGGGAAGTCATATAAACAATTAAATAACATCAATAAGGCTACAGAAAGTTACGAAAAGGGCTTTGCTTTGGGTAATATTGAATGTGGCGTAATATTAGGAGAACGGTACTTTAATCAAAATAAGTTTAATGAAGCACTCAATATAAATTTAACACTCATCAAATCAGACCCTGATAATTATCAACATTATCATAATATCGCTGTAATTTTTGACCAATTAGGCCGGCTTGACGAGGCAATAGAATACTCCAAAAAGGCACTTGACCTTGTCCCGCCTACACAAAAAGTAAGCGTTACAAAATTCCTGAAAAAACTTGAAGAAAAGAAGGCTGGGAATTCCAGCGATACCATACCTAACCTTAAATAG